A window of bacterium contains these coding sequences:
- a CDS encoding rhodanese-like domain-containing protein, whose protein sequence is MSAEPTIKTIDRDELEKKIESGEHFFLVETLPEEKYRKAHLPGALNLPPDRLRELAPFILPDKNALIIVYCASPT, encoded by the coding sequence ATGTCAGCGGAACCAACGATTAAAACGATTGATCGTGACGAGCTCGAAAAAAAAATCGAATCGGGAGAACATTTCTTTCTTGTGGAGACTCTGCCCGAAGAAAAGTATAGGAAAGCTCACCTTCCGGGCGCCCTGAATCTTCCACCGGATCGTTTAAGAGAATTGGCGCCATTCATTCTGCCGGACAAGAATGCACTGATAATTGTTTATTGCGCAAGTCCTACCTGA